TGCCGGGTTCCGCGACCGGCTGGGCGGTGCACGAGCTGCCACCACCCTGGTCACGGGGGCCAGGGTGATCGGCGGCGGGTGGGCGCTGCTGGGCGGGGCGCTCGCGACGGCGCACGCGGTGAGCGCCTCGGCGCCGGCCGAAGTGGTGCGGGCCTGGGTGCCGTTGGGGCTGCTGGCGCTTCTGGGGATGGCGCTGTGCCGCGGCTTCCGCACGCTGCCGTTCGCGCTGCGCTCCGGCGCCGAGGGCGTGGCCGCCGTGGCGTTGATCGTGGCGGTCGGCGCCGGCCTGCGCCACGTCGTGCCCCCGGGCTGGGACGTGGCCGGATACGCGGCACCGGCCGCGCTCGTCATGGTGTGGGCGGCGGTGTCCTGCGCGCGGAGCGGCCGGTGGGCGAAGCCTGCCGGGGGCGGCCTGTGCGCGCCGCTGCCCGAAGCCGCGGCTGCGGCGGGCGAGCTGGCCGCCGCCTCAGCCATGCTGCTGCTGACCGGTGTGGTGGTGCTGCCGGAACTCGTGCACGCCCTCACCCGGCCCGTCGTCCCCGGCATCACGCTCTGGCTCGACGGCCACCCGCCGCGGTGGAGCTGGCAGCTCGCGACCGCGCCGCTGTTCGTGCTCTGGCTGGCCGCCTCCGCCCTGGCCACCATGGCCGTACTCCGTGCCCGTGCCGTCGGTGACGGGCACCTGGACCGACTGGCGAACGCGCTGCGCAACGCCGCGGCACTGGCCGCCGTCCCCGCACTGCTCCTGATGCCGGTCGCGGTGGGGCTGCCGTACGCCTGGGTGCTTGCGGCCGCCGCGGTGGTGACCGTCGCCGTAGCGGTGGACGTCGTGCGCCGGCCGGGCGCCGCACTCGTACCGCGGCTGCTGGCGCTGGCCGCGAGCGGCGGGCTCGCCCTGCTGTGGTCGTCGGCCGACCGGGCCGCCGTGCTCGCGGTGTGCGGGACCTTCGCCGCGTCGGCCGCGGTACTCGCCCACGTCCTCTCGGCACCGACCGCCTCGCCCGCCGAGCGCGCGACGGCGCGTGCCGCGGGGGCGTTCGCCGTCCTCGCCCTGGGCGTCGAGGCGGTCGCGTCCGGACTCACCGCCGGCCTGCCCGGACACCTCGCCGCCTTCGCGGTGCTCGCGGTCGCGGCCCTTGCCGCCTGCGCCGCAGCGGCGTGGCACCGGATCCCGGGGCGCGAGCAGGTCTCCACGGCCGTCGAGGGCGCCGGGTATGGCCTTGCCGCGGCCGCCCTCGCTCTGACGGCCCCTCACCCCGACGCGCTGAGCGTCGCCCTCGCCGTGTCCGGGGTCGCGGGCCTGGCCATCGCGCTGCGCCCGGACCGCCGCCGCGCCGCACTCGCCGGAACCGCCCTGCTCATCGCCTCCTCCTGGGTGCGCCTCGCCCTGGCGGGCGTCACCTTCCCCGAGGCGTACACGCTCCCGGTCACGGCAGCCGCACTGGTCATCGGCCACCGCCGCCGTACGAGCACCCCGGAGACGGGTTCCTGGCCCGCCTACGGGGCGGGGCTGAGCGCGACCATGCTCCCCAGCCTCGGCACCGCGTTCAACGACGGGAACTGGGTGCGCCCGCTGCTCCTGGGCACGGCGGCGCTGCTCGCCACCGTGGTCGGGGTACGCACCCGCCTGCAGGCGCCGCTGGTCGTCGGCAGCGGCGTACTCGTGCTGGTCGGGGTGCACGAACTCGCCCCGACCGTGGTCCAGGTGCTCGGCCTCGTCCCCCGCTGGGTGCCGCTGGCCGCTGCCGGCCTGCTCCTGCTGCTGCTCGGGGCCACCTACGAGAAGCGGATCGACGAAGCCCGACGCCTGCGTGACACGGTGCGCAGCATGGGGTGAGCCTCCGGCACGGACCCCTGCGTTTCGGTGGCGCACGGAGGCAAGCCCTGAGCTGCGCCTGCGGGATTTTCCTCAAAACCCAGGCGGTAGCGGGGCCTTGGACGTCCGGAGGGGCGCGCCGCCGGTCAGGAGGGCGCCCTCTCCGTGAGGCGGGCCAGCGCCTCGGGGGCTTCGTCCACCGAGTCGACGAGCGCGATCCGGGCCGCCATCGGACGCTCCGCCGCCAGCGCCTGGAGCAGCGGCCAGGCCGGGAGCTTCTCGGTCCAGTGCACGCGGTCCACCAGCACCATCGGGGTCGGCCCGCCCCGCGACTGGTAGTAGTTCGGGGTCGCGTTGTCGAAGATCTCCTGTACGGTCCCGGCCGCGCCCGGGAGGAAGACGACGCCGGCATTGGAGCGCGCCAGCAGGCCGTCCTCGCGCACCGCGTTGACGAAGTACTTCGCTATGTGGGACGCAAAGGCGTTCGGCGGCTCATGTCCGTAGAACCACGTGGGGATGCCGGCCGAGGTGCCGCCGCCGGGCCAACTCCGCCGTATGTCGAAGGCGGCCCGTGCCCACTCCGTGATCGAGGGCGTGAAGTGCGGCGCCTTGGCGAGGAGTTCCAGCGCCGAGTCGAGCATGCCGTCCTCGAAGGTCGCGGCGTACGCCCCGAGGTTCGCCGCCTCCATCGCGCCGGGGCCGCCGCCGGTCGCGACGGTCAGGCCGTTGCGGGCCAGCCGGCGGCCGAGCCGGGCCGCGCCGGCGTACGCCGCGGAGCCGCGCTCCAGGGCATGGCCGCCCATGACGCCCACCACCCGGGCACCGGCGAGGTGCTCGTCCAGGGCATCGGACACGGCGTCGTCGTGGATGCCCCGCAGCATCGAGGCGAAGATGTCGCCGTCCGCCTTGGTCTGCTCGAACCAGTGGTACGAGCGGGCGTCCGGGGTGGCGTCATAGCCGGCGTCGGCCAGCCCCTCGAAGAGTTCGTCCGGGCTGTAGAGGCCGCCCCGGTAGGGGTCGAACGGCAGGCCCGGTACGGGCGGGAAGACGAGGGCGCCCCCGGCTCGTACCTTGGCGGCGGCGTCCGGTTCCATGGCGCAGCCGAGGAACACGGAGCCCGTGGTGTCCGCGCCGAGCAGCGCGAACGTACGGTCCGTCAGATCGACCGACTGGACGCGGTGTCCGGCGAGGCCGCCCGAGGCGATGACCCGGTCGAACTCCGCCAGGGATTCGATCTCGTGGTCGCGGTTGTCGTCGTGGGCGCGGGGGCGGCGGGACGCTGAGGGCTGAGAATTCGACTGCACGTCCGTCATGTTAGGACCGCGGTCCCCCGGCCCGGGGGCCGAGGTGCCCGTCCCGGCGCCGTGCGACCGGCGGCTCCCGCGTGCGCTCCGGGCCCCGGGCACACGGGGCCCGGAGCATGGGAGTCCGTGAGCCCCGCCGGGGCCCCGGCCCCCGCCCGCTCAGCTCAATGCACCAGCGGAAGCGTGGCCATTTCCGCGACCGTCCAGGTCAGCGGAGCCAGGACGATCACCAGGGCCACGGCGCGCAGGGCCGCGGCGCGGTGGAGGACGGAGGCGGAGGCGCCCAGGCGGCGGAGGGCGGCAGTGGTGTGGGCGCGGGCCGAGCGGGACTCCAGTGCGGCGGTGAGCGCGCTGGCGGTGACACAGGCCAGGACGACCGCCGCGCCGACCGCGGTGAGCGGACCGAAAGGACGGGAGGGCGAGGCCTCGTACACCTTCATGGCGGCGTACGCGGCGGAGGTGACCGCGCACAGGACCCCCAGCGGGCGGCCGAGGCGGTGTGACTCCTCCTGGAGCACCCGCCCGGACAGCAGGCGCAGTGCGCCGGGCCGGCCGGCGCAGAGGAGCCGGCCGCACAGATGCACCAGGCCGGGGCCGGCCAGCACGAGGCCGAAGGCCGACAGCGCCCAGCCGGCCAGCACACCGGGAGGGCTGCCGATCAGCCGGCCGGGGAGCGGCAGCAGTCCGCCGTGGGCGCCGGTGCCGCGGCTGGTGTACGCCTCGATCGCCAGGCCGGCCGCGGCCAGCGCGATACCCCACGGGAGACCGGAGGGCGGGGCGGTCCTGGGGCGGACCTCGTCTCCGGTCTCGGCGGCGCCTGCCTCGTGGCGGGGGCGCAGCGCGAAGGCGGTCGCGGCCGCGGCGGTCAGCGGCACGATCGCCAGCAGCATCAGGGCGCCGACGAGCGGCACCGGATGGCCGGCCCCGAGCAGGTCGGCGTCGAATCCGGCAGCGGACGGGCCGCCGAGGTCACCGCGGAGCCGGAGGAAGACCAGCAGGGCGAGGAAGACGCCGAGCAAGCAGGTCAGCGTCGTGGAGACCGTGGCGAGCAGGGTGAGACGGAGCGGGCCCAGGCCGGCGGCGGTCATACCGCGCTGGAGGCGGGCGGCGGGATCCGTACGGGCCGTGGACACCGCGAACTGGGCGGTGGCGGCGAGCGGGGCCGTGCACCACAGCAGGCGTACCAGTGACTCGTCGGCCGCGGACGGGTGCCCCGCGGCGTGGCCGACGGTGGAGAGCAGCAGGAAGCCGGTGCCGGCCGCCGCGACGGAGACGGCGAGGCGGCGCAGCAGGACGAGGGGGTGCGAGCCGCGGGCTAGACGGAGAGCGAGCACGCTGCCCTGCTTTCCTCATCGGAGGACCCGTCGGTGGCGGACGCGGCGGTCGAGGGGCGGCCGTCGAGGAGCGCGAGGGACCGGTCGGCGAGCGTGGCGACATCGGGGTCATGGGTCGCCAGGACGACGGTGATCTGGTGCGAGCGGGCCGCGGTGGTGAGGGTGCGCAGTACCTGGGTGCCGTCGGAGCGGTGCAGCGGGGCGGTCGGCTCGTCGGCGAACAGCACCTGGGGGGTCGTGGCGAGCGCACGGGCGATGGCGACGCGCTGGCGCTGGGACTGGTCGAGCTGCCGGGGGCGGCGGCCCGCGCACATCCCGACGTCGAGGCGGTCCAGCCATTCCACGGCGGTGTGCTTGGCGGAGCGGGTGCCGGTGCCGCGGAGCAGGAGGGGGAGGGCGGCGTTCTCCCAGGCGGTGAGCTCGGGGACGAGGTGCGGTTCGGTGTCGATCCAGCCGAACCGGTCCAGACGCAGCCGTTCGCGGCTCGGGGAGGAGAGCGTGTGCACGGGGGCGCTGTTGAACCAGATCTCGCCCTCGGACGGGACGAGTTGACCGGAGAGACATTTCAGGAGGGTGGTCTTGCCACTGCCGCGCGGGCCGGTGACGGCGAGGATCTCGCCTTCGCGGACGCCGACGGAGACTCCGGCGAGGGCGGAGGTGCCGCCGTGCGTGTGGTGCAGGCCGCGGGCCCAGAGAACGTCGTTGTCAGGCGGGGCCACCATCTGCGCACCTCTTGTTGTAGGCGTCGAATCGTTCCCCCGACCGGGTGAACGACCATGGAGGGTATCGGTCACTAGCACGGTAAAGACTGGTGACCCCCGGTATTCGACGCTTGGCAGCACAACGGCCCAGATTCACTCGTATGGCTTGAAGTGAGTGAATCCGGGCCGTTGGGTGTTCAGTTGTGCAGGGCTGTACCGGGTGGCGGCCCGGGGATCAGAGCTTGGTCCAGGCCTCGGTGAGGACGGACCGCAGGATCTGCTCGATCTCGTCGAAGACCGGCTGGTCGGCGATCAGCGGCGGGGCGAGCTGGATGACCGGGTCGCCACGGTCGTCGGCGCGGCAGTAGAGACCGTTGTCGTACAGCGCCTTGGAGAGGAAGCCGTACAGGACGCGCTCGGTCTCCTCGTCGTTGAAGGACTCCTTGGTGGTCTTGTCCTTGACGAGCTCGATGCCGTAGAAGAAGCCGTTGCCGCGGACGTCGCCGACGATCGGCAGGTCGTGCAGCTTCTGGAGGGTGTTCAGGAAGTTGCCCTCGTTGTCGAGGACGTGCTTGTTGAGGCCCTCGCGCTCGAAGATGTCGAGGTTGGCGACGCCGACGGCCGCGGAGACCGGGTGGCCGCCGAAGGTGTAGCCGTGCAGGAAGGTGTTGTCGCCCTTGTAGAACGGCTCGGCCAGGCGGTCGGAGATGATGCAGGCGCCGATCGGGGAGTAGCCCGAGGTCATGCCCTTGGCGCAGGTGATCATGTCCGGGACGTAGCCGAACTTGTCACAGCCGAACATCGTGCCGAGGCGGCCGAAGGCGCAGATGACCTCGTCGGAGACGAGCAGCACGTCGTACTGGTCGCAGATCTCGCGGACCCGCTGGAAGTACCCGGGCGGCGGCGGGAAGCAGCCGCCGGCGTTCTGCACCGGCTCCAGGAAGACCGCGGCGACGGTCTCGGGGCCCTCGAAGAGGATCTGCTGCTCGATCTGGTCGGCGGCCCAGCGGCCGAAGGCCTCGGGGTCCTCGCCGTGGATCGGGGCGCGGTAGATGTTGGTGTTCGGCACCTTGTGCGCGCCGGGGACCAGCGGCTCGAAGGGGGCCTTCAGGCCGGGCAGGCCGGTGATGGACAGGGCGCCCTGCGGGGTGCCGTGGTAGGCCACCGCGCGGGATATCACCTTGTGCTTCATCGGCTTGCCGACGAGCTTGAAGTACTGCTTGGCCAGCTTCCAGGCGGTCTCGACGGCCTCGCCGCCACCGGTGGTGAAGAAGACCTTGTTGAGGTCGCCCGGGGCGTGGTGGGCCAGGCGCTCGGCGAGCTCCACGGCCTTGGGGTGGGCGTAGGACCACACCGGGAAGAAGGCCAGCTCCTGGGCCTGCTTGTAGGCGGTCTCGGCGAGCTCGACCCGGCCGTGGCCGGCGTTGACCACGAACAGGCCGGCGAGACCGTCGATGTAGCGCTTGCCCTTGTCGTCGTAGATGTTGGTGCCCTCACCGCGCACGATCGTGGGCACGGGGGCATTCTCGTACGACGACATGCGGGTGAAGTGCATCCACAGGTGGTCGTAGGCCGTCTTGGAGAGGTCGCCGCTCATCGTTATCTCGTTCCCCAGGTGTAGGTCTGCTTCCGGAGCTTGAGGTACACGAAGCTCTCGGTGGTCCGGACGCCGGGAAGCGTCCGGATCCGCTTGTTGATCATTTCCAGAAGGTGGTCGTCGTCCTCGCAGACGATCTCGATGAGGAGATCGAAGGAGCCTGCCGTCATGACGACGTACTCGACCTCTTCCATGGTCGTCAGGGCGTCGGCCACGGGGTCGAGGTCACCTTCGACGTTGATGCCGACCATTGCCTGCCGACGGAAACCGACCGTGAGGGGGTCGGTGACCGCGACGATCTGCATCACGCCTTGGTCGAGCAGTTTCTGTACGCGCTGGCGTACCGCCGCTTCGGACAGGCCGACGGCCTTGCCGATCGCGGCGTACGGACGGCGCCCGTCCTCCTGGAGCTGCTCGATGATCGCCAGGGAGACGGAGTCGATCGTCGGGGTTCCGGTTCTGTCATGACTGTTTCGAGAGGCCGCCACGTCGTTCACTGTGCACGAGCCTCGTCTGTCTTGCAACCCCCAGACGATGAAATTAGTCGTGTCGCGATCGAAATTTCACCGATTCCGTTGTTCTCGGGTGGCGGGTGTGTTGAAAACGTGGGTTCCATGGCTAGGGTGGATGTTCAAACCACCAGACTTCTGACTGAAGGGGGCGCACAGTGACCACCGCACTGCGTCGTCTGCGCAACTACATCGACGGGGAGTTCCGGGACGCCGCCGACGGGCGGACCACGGAGGTGGTCAACCCCGCCACGGGTGAGGCATACGCCACCGCCCCGCTCTCGGCCGCCGCCGACGTGGACGCGGCGATGGCCGCCGCCGAGGCCGCCTTCCCCGCGTGGCGCGACCTGATCCCGGCCGAGCGCCAGAAGGTCCTGCTCAAGATCGCCGACCGCTTCGAGGAGCGGGCTGAGGAGCTGATCGCCGCCGAGTCCGAGAACTGCGGCAAGCCGATCGCGCTCGTACGGTCCGAGGAAATCCCGCCGATGGTGGACCAGATCCGCTTCTTCGCGGGTGCCGCCCGGATGCTGGAGGGCCGCGCGGCCGGCGAGTACATGGAGGGCTTCACCTCCATCATCCGCCGCGAGCCGGTCGGCGTCTGCGCCCAGGTCGCGCCGTGGAACTACCCGATGATGATGGCCGTGTGGAAGTTCGCCCCGGCGCTGGCCGCGGGCAACACCGTCGTCATCAAGCCGTCCGACACCACCCCGGCCTCCACGGTGCTGATCGCTGACATCATCGGCAGCGTGCTGGACGAACTCGGCCACTCCCGCGGCGTGTTCAACGTC
This Streptomyces decoyicus DNA region includes the following protein-coding sequences:
- a CDS encoding SCO7613 C-terminal domain-containing membrane protein, with translation MWQVTGELRALDARRQWLAQRQHELLAALRVRRDAPAGTQVSVPLGVPVGEAGASVREISAPSARTALLIVGGVLVVVAALVFTVVSWGRLGIGGRAAILLALTACALALPRPLRRRQLTATAEASAAVGLALVLLDAYAARQAGLGGLDRVGPAGYWAVVTTLTAVGAAAYGWWQRLRIPLPVGFLTAQLPGLLGTTASGGAVEDYATAMIATAAMDFAALYAPAAHAATGPAGFRDRLGGARAATTLVTGARVIGGGWALLGGALATAHAVSASAPAEVVRAWVPLGLLALLGMALCRGFRTLPFALRSGAEGVAAVALIVAVGAGLRHVVPPGWDVAGYAAPAALVMVWAAVSCARSGRWAKPAGGGLCAPLPEAAAAAGELAAASAMLLLTGVVVLPELVHALTRPVVPGITLWLDGHPPRWSWQLATAPLFVLWLAASALATMAVLRARAVGDGHLDRLANALRNAAALAAVPALLLMPVAVGLPYAWVLAAAAVVTVAVAVDVVRRPGAALVPRLLALAASGGLALLWSSADRAAVLAVCGTFAASAAVLAHVLSAPTASPAERATARAAGAFAVLALGVEAVASGLTAGLPGHLAAFAVLAVAALAACAAAAWHRIPGREQVSTAVEGAGYGLAAAALALTAPHPDALSVALAVSGVAGLAIALRPDRRRAALAGTALLIASSWVRLALAGVTFPEAYTLPVTAAALVIGHRRRTSTPETGSWPAYGAGLSATMLPSLGTAFNDGNWVRPLLLGTAALLATVVGVRTRLQAPLVVGSGVLVLVGVHELAPTVVQVLGLVPRWVPLAAAGLLLLLLGATYEKRIDEARRLRDTVRSMG
- a CDS encoding LOG family protein codes for the protein MQSNSQPSASRRPRAHDDNRDHEIESLAEFDRVIASGGLAGHRVQSVDLTDRTFALLGADTTGSVFLGCAMEPDAAAKVRAGGALVFPPVPGLPFDPYRGGLYSPDELFEGLADAGYDATPDARSYHWFEQTKADGDIFASMLRGIHDDAVSDALDEHLAGARVVGVMGGHALERGSAAYAGAARLGRRLARNGLTVATGGGPGAMEAANLGAYAATFEDGMLDSALELLAKAPHFTPSITEWARAAFDIRRSWPGGGTSAGIPTWFYGHEPPNAFASHIAKYFVNAVREDGLLARSNAGVVFLPGAAGTVQEIFDNATPNYYQSRGGPTPMVLVDRVHWTEKLPAWPLLQALAAERPMAARIALVDSVDEAPEALARLTERAPS
- a CDS encoding Lrp/AsnC family transcriptional regulator, which codes for MNDVAASRNSHDRTGTPTIDSVSLAIIEQLQEDGRRPYAAIGKAVGLSEAAVRQRVQKLLDQGVMQIVAVTDPLTVGFRRQAMVGINVEGDLDPVADALTTMEEVEYVVMTAGSFDLLIEIVCEDDDHLLEMINKRIRTLPGVRTTESFVYLKLRKQTYTWGTR
- a CDS encoding ABC transporter ATP-binding protein; the protein is MVAPPDNDVLWARGLHHTHGGTSALAGVSVGVREGEILAVTGPRGSGKTTLLKCLSGQLVPSEGEIWFNSAPVHTLSSPSRERLRLDRFGWIDTEPHLVPELTAWENAALPLLLRGTGTRSAKHTAVEWLDRLDVGMCAGRRPRQLDQSQRQRVAIARALATTPQVLFADEPTAPLHRSDGTQVLRTLTTAARSHQITVVLATHDPDVATLADRSLALLDGRPSTAASATDGSSDEESRAACSLSV
- a CDS encoding aspartate aminotransferase family protein, with the translated sequence MSGDLSKTAYDHLWMHFTRMSSYENAPVPTIVRGEGTNIYDDKGKRYIDGLAGLFVVNAGHGRVELAETAYKQAQELAFFPVWSYAHPKAVELAERLAHHAPGDLNKVFFTTGGGEAVETAWKLAKQYFKLVGKPMKHKVISRAVAYHGTPQGALSITGLPGLKAPFEPLVPGAHKVPNTNIYRAPIHGEDPEAFGRWAADQIEQQILFEGPETVAAVFLEPVQNAGGCFPPPPGYFQRVREICDQYDVLLVSDEVICAFGRLGTMFGCDKFGYVPDMITCAKGMTSGYSPIGACIISDRLAEPFYKGDNTFLHGYTFGGHPVSAAVGVANLDIFEREGLNKHVLDNEGNFLNTLQKLHDLPIVGDVRGNGFFYGIELVKDKTTKESFNDEETERVLYGFLSKALYDNGLYCRADDRGDPVIQLAPPLIADQPVFDEIEQILRSVLTEAWTKL